The following proteins are encoded in a genomic region of Phaeodactylum tricornutum CCAP 1055/1 chromosome 1, whole genome shotgun sequence:
- a CDS encoding predicted protein, with amino-acid sequence MSDLTVAVSEPPAPQHMEPTDANKKQKMSYQMATDSDWPDAWHMPDAVEDQTKPNRLEPNVPATVDELKKIGLCYWKMDAESYEYPVKAVPWNPENATDPKLKALRDDRGYSYADIITIHPDYLPDFEKKIASFFEEHIHDAEEIRYILGGSGFFDVRNLEDKWIRIHVKKGDLMTLPEGIYHRFTCDEERIIHAMRLFIGEPVWTPFNRPQEDHPSRKKY; translated from the exons ATGAGCGATCTTACAGTTGCTGTCTCTGAGCCTCCTGCACCGCAACACATGGAACCGACGGatgccaacaaaaagcaaaagatGTCCTATCAGATGGCAACAGACAGCGATTGGCCCGATGCATGGCATATGCCGGATGCTGTCGAAGACCAAACCAAGCCCAACCGATTGGAGCCCAATGTCCCGGCAACAGTGGACGAGCTGAAAAAGATAGGTCTCTGCTATTGGAAAATGGACGCTGAGTCGTACGAGTATCCCGTCAAGGCTGTACCATGG AATCCGGAAAACGCCACTGATCCCAAGCTAAAGGCTCTCCGCGACGATCGTGGATATAG TTATGCGGATATCATTACGATCCATCCCGATTACCTACCG GACTTTGAGAAGAAAATTGCAAGCTTCTTTGAAGAGCACATTCATGATGCCGAGGAAATCCGATACATTCTTGGTGGATCAGGTTTTTTTGACGTCCGCAACT TGGAAGACAAATGGATTCGGATTCATGTCAAAAAGGGTGATCTCATGACACTCCCAGAGGGCATTTATCATC GGTTCACATGCGACGAAGAACGCATAATTCATGCTATGCGTCTTTTCATCGGAGAGCCCGTGTGGACACCATTCAACCGTCCTCAGGAAGACCATCCATCCCGAAAAAAGTAC
- a CDS encoding predicted protein, which yields MMKVKRRAPARPSTFFTLWNASLVKYLILLLCTKTLGTTTVSAFQFTTSFVVRAGSRTASFASPTALHMDSEFFTDATETPETVAETPELKDKNEKVFEKGALVRVCVEGVKAFQVPKKGQGTFDADKNFVLGEKFLLLPVGMRGTITKIYNQDEVSANFPVQVKFQPGTNLEEGYDAPVAFMMHMETYEIEVI from the coding sequence ATGATGAAAGTAAAACGACGGGCACCAGCAAGGCCATCCACCTTTTTTACTTTATGGAACGCATCGCTTGTCAAGTATTTAATATTATTACTATGTACGAAAACGCTTGGTACGACAACGGTATCCGCCTTTCAATTCACAACCTCTTTTGTGGTCCGAGCGGGTTCGCGAACGGCTTCTTTCGCCTCACCCACTGCCCTCCACATGGACAGTGAATTTTTCACAGACGCAACGGAAACCCCCGAGACTGTCGCGGAGACGCCGGAGTTGAAGgacaaaaacgaaaaagttTTCGAAAAAGGAGCACTAGTAAGGGTTTGCGTCGAGGGTGTCAAGGCTTTCCAAGTACCTAAAAAGGGGCAAGGGACCTTCGACGCGGACAAGAACTTTGTTCTGGGAGAAAAATTTCTCCTCTTACCGGTAGGAATGCGTGGGACGATCACCAAAATATACAACCAAGACGAAGTGAGCGCAAATTTTCCAGTACAGGTGAAATTTCAACCGGGCACAAACCTGGAAGAAGGATACGATGCACCGGTGGCATTCATGATGCACATGGAAACGTATGAAATTGAAGTGATTTGA
- a CDS encoding predicted protein → MAPTAAWITSLPKPAVSRATAPSMNSSPSRLQSKKSNDLGKLVASVFLASTIVIGAPAALADEIGVERDAPTLFTGENVMICKKRGPLGACLESVVRTESNDNDKAKQYFRDPSEIVRQKEATLRAAAEETQGNALIEKLRQQTEDNKEKNRLTVERKTFENDQSASFGPFDRQVVIMNTDGRTFTLLENPQAMRLKKAGFIEGRQFVKQPTKDDIAAALEPDGPGLAGALLGVFGKNNNAN, encoded by the exons ATGGCGCCAACAGCGGCTTGGATCACCTCCTTACCAAAGCCCGCTGTGTCTCGTGCCACTGCGCCATCGATGAATTCAAGCCCTTCCCGTCTTCAATCAAAGAAAAGCAACGATCTAGGGAAGCTTGTGGCCTCCGTATTTCTGGCATCAACCATCGTGATCGGGGCTCCTGCCGCTTTGGCTGACGAAATTGGCGTTGAAAGGGACGCGCCTACTCTATTTACGGGAGAAAATGTCATG ATTTGCAAAAAGCGAGGGCCGCTCGGGGCTTGCCTGGAATCGGTCGTCCGTACGGAATCAAACGATAACGACAAGGCGAAACAATACTTTCGCGATCCGTCCGAAATCGTGCGACAAAAGGAAGCAACGTTGCGGGCGGCTgcggaagaaacgcaaggaaACGCATTGATTGAAAAACTTCGACAGCAGACGGAAGATAACAAGGAGAAGAACAGATTGACGGTTGAACGTAAAACGTTTGAGAATGATCAG TCGGCCTCATTCGGACCTTTCGATCGGCAAGTTGTGATTATGAATACGGATGGTCGAACGTTTACTCTTTTAGAAAACCCGCAAGCCATGCGACTAAAGAAAGCAGGCTTTATTGAAGGGCGCCAGTTTGTTAAGCAGCCCACAAAGGATGATATTGCCGCCGCACTCGAACCGGATGGTCCGGGTCTAGCCGGTGCCCTCTTGGGAGTCTTtggcaagaacaacaacGCCAATTAA
- a CDS encoding predicted protein — translation MALYHRNQNRAVADETLYYRNLPSINGSRGGYNANLRRVGDFSPRARLGFSRYRICLSMVAIGIMLASHLGWMSTTVPFSSTLSNRKDGESLQWFLQSPSVGNTLLQSNGRPRIKPDEFYFKGASEREVEAFFYYDERLLQNESLIGPLLMDQQEGEPRPRRWWYCDEGEHDDKDDILVRDTKIVYIHMFRSAGTIIRALMRGYAEFCHAGLAIVTHCVDVGYEFLLLGGKHGDEAWYNSLESSMPYHMCQNSYMANRTGYKRQGGPMDSSQLQQVDIVAGRIPIGMGQFWKTKNDNKRVTAPPRHLGNQPTQSSPVQYVVWFRHPVNKFVSDILSEKRTFDWTVARAVEEVEARVHADLAKSVYYERYAAYLITPEQKYWVTREGISWSSARRVNLTRANLVRHNVVVGLVERIPESIELLRFMMDQSQQVTKLFEFFANIEMTSRLPLIQSMRSNITGDVVYALERNASLWSLVSDYTQYDQQIYETAVTIHERQSDWLHSLASWKH, via the coding sequence ATGGCGCTGTATCATCGCAACCAGAATAGAGCTGTTGCAGACGAAACATTATATTACCGGAATCTTCCATCCATCAATGGATCCCGCGGTGGTTACAATGCGAACCTCCGGAGAGTAGGGGACTTCTCTCCACGAGCAAGGCTTGGGTTTTCAAGGTATCGGATTTGCTTGTCCATGGTGGCGATAGGAATTATGTTGGCATCGCATCTGGGTTGGATGTCAACAACTGTGCCATTTTCGTCCACCTTATCAAATCGTAAGGATGGGGAATCCCTGCAATGGTTTTTGCAGAGTCCTAGTGTTGGGAATACACTGTTGCAATCCAATGGGCGACCCCGGATCAAACCAGACGAGTTCTATTTCAAAGGTGCTTCGGAGAGAGAAGTGGAGGCTTTCTTTTACTACGACGAGCGATTGCTGCAGAATGAATCGCTCATTGGTCCGCTACTGATGGATCAACAAGAAGGGGAACCTCGACCGCGGCGATGGTGGTATTGTGACGAAGGCGAGCACGACGACAAGGACGATATACTCGTGCGGGACACGAAAATCGTCTATATTCACATGTTTCGTTCGGCAGGGACGATTATCCGTGCCCTGATGCGTGGATATGCAGAATTCTGTCACGCTGGATTGGCGATCGTCACGCATTGTGTTGATGTGGGCTACGAATTCTTGCTGTTGGGTGGTAAGCATGGTGATGAGGCCTGGTACAACAGTTTAGAAAGTTCTATGCCATACCATATGTGCCAGAATTCCTACATGGCCAACCGTACGGGCTATAAAAGGCAAGGTGGCCCGATGGACTCGTCGCAACTGCAACAGGTTGACATAGTAGCTGGACGCATTCCTATTGGTATGGGAcagttttggaaaacaaagaaCGATAACAAACGCGTGACCGCACCACCAAGGCATCTTGGAAATCAACCAACTCAATCGTCGCCGGTACAGTACGTGGTTTGGTTCCGACATCCTGTGAACAAGTTTGTCAGTGATATTTTGTCGGAGAAGCGTACGTTCGATTGGACAGTTGCACGAGCCGTCGAAGAGGTGGAGGCTCGGGTTCATGCCGATTTGGCCAAGAGCGTATACTACGAACGATACGCCGCTTACTTGATTACTCCGGAACAAAAGTATTGGGTAACCCGTGAAGGAATCTCGTGGAGCAGTGCCCGTCGCGTCAATCTCACTCGGGCCAATTTGGTGCGACACAACGTTGTCGTCGGATTAGTGGAGCGCATACCGGAAAGTATCGAATTACTACGTTTCATGATGGACCAATCCCAACAAGTGACGAAATTGTTCGAATTCTTTGCCAATATAGAAATGACCTCGAGATTACCGCTCATTCAATCGATGCGTTCCAATATTACTGGGGACGTCGTTTATGCCCTGGAGCGCAACGCGAGCTTGTGGAGTTTGGTATCCGACTATACACAGTACGATCAGCAAATCTACGAGACGGCTGTCACTATCCATGAGCGACAATCGGATTGGTTACATTCGCTAGCATCCTGGAAGCATTGA
- a CDS encoding acetyl-coa transporter (A hydrophobic, multiple transmembrane protein, possibly located in the ER-Golgi network and involved in the O-acetylation of carbohydrates of glycosphingolipids.), whose product MASINDSSNNPYSHVTAPFPSAEFRPDISTTTRYRVSSNTAKQAAGDPSDGDDNFQHPNSSSPQSPFPLDDEVKPAPDHDRYNYAILIALYTLQGIPMGLSASIPFLIQQKMKAYNANAIFALCSWPFSLKLLWAPVVDACFLRGFGRRKSWLVPVQLLAGLLMVGGANFVETQLGLGTNNHLVTESFNVKGVTIFFFVLYALMATQDIAVDGWALTMLSKKNRGRGPVCNSIGQNIGYFLSFVGFLALNDADSSESLWRPLFGLPSNPDTGLVSLGGFIRFMGYFMLITTTAVGLFKHETTTSTMTRMKRPVEQNLPPTSEVLLASDRLKKTDGNGDEEHELDASEIGLKETYHRLWAVCKLPAVQWLFLILFTYRLPTALGDNVKFLKAVELGLSKSTTALLSPTVILPLGILVPIVATKLWHGHPLRQFTTAFKLRVTLVPFLDLLMLSVLRRGKGTTSSASILFWSSIIASTALQAIVSSLQFNAQMTFFASRVDPAIGGSYMTLLNTAANLGGTWPASFIMWLTGKLTRDPECFVDMATGVETCTQGRDPYAVLQICFGVLGCLWIALLGNRVHRIAELPDDAWRTHLLDGTVDGDNVLNSNRTATNMYDPESGLTSVDVELAAASTKSTTRWERNESKRE is encoded by the exons ATGGCGTCGATCAACGACAGTAGTAACAATCCCTATTCCCATGTGACGGCACCTTTCCCGTCGGCAGAGTTTCGACCCGACATTAGCACCACCACGCGCTACCGCGTGTCCTCCAACACAGCAAAGCAAGCGGCGGGTGATCCTTCGGACGGCGATGACAACTTCCAGCATCCGAACTCGAGCTCTCCCCAGTCGCCTTTCCcgctcgacgacgaagtaAAACCGGCACCCGACCACGATCGCTACAATTACGCCATCTTAATTGCCCTATACACACTGCAGGGAATTCCGATGGGCTTATCGGCCTCGATTCCGTTTCTGATTCAACAAAAGATGAAGGC CTACAACGCCAACGCTATTTTCGCACTCTGTAGCTGGCCCTTTTCGCTCAAGTTGCTGTGGGCTCCTGTCGTTGATGCCTGCTTTCTGCGAGGCTTTGGACGACGCAAGTCCTGGTTGGTGCCGGTCCAACTGCTGGCTGGATTGCTCATGGTGGGTGGGGCCAATTTTGTCGAGACGCAACTTGGGCTCGGCACCAACAACCATCTCGTTACTGAATCTTTCAACGTCAAGGGCGTCACCATATTTTTCTTTGTCCTTTACGCGCTCATGGCCACACAAGACATTGCAGTGGATGGATGGGCGTTGACCATGTTGAGTAAAAAAAATCGAGGTCGGGGACCAGTGTGCAATTCGATCGGTCAAAATATCGGATACTTTTTGAGTTTCGTCGGGTTTCTGGCTCTCAATGATGCCGACAGTAGCGAAAGCTTATGGCGTCCTCTTTTTGGGTTGCCGTCCAATCCCGATACCGGATTGGTATCGTTAGGGGGATTCATTCGGTTTATGGGCTATTTCATGCTAATAACTACCACGGCGGTCGGTCTGTTCAAGCACGAAACGACGACCTCAACGATGACCAGAATGAAAAGACCAGTAGAACAAAATCTGCCTCCCACATCAGAAGTGCTCCTTGCGTCGGATCGTCTCAAAAAGACCGACGGAAACGGCGACGAAGAACATGAGTTGGACGCATCCGAAATTGGTCTCAAGGAGACCTACCATCGACTTTGGGCGGTTTGTAAACTCCCAGCCGTACAATGGTTGTTTTTGATTCTTTTTACCTATCGATTGCCGACGGCACTGGGTGACAACGTCAAGTTTCTGAAAGCCGTTGAATTGGGACTTTCCAAGTCAACGACGGCCTTACTGTCACCGACCGTAATCCTTCCCTTGGGTATTCTGGTTCCAATTGTTGCTACGAAATTGTGGCATGGTCATCCTTTACGACAATTCACAACGGCTTTCAAGCTTCGCGTAACGCtcgttccatttttggatcTACTCATGCTGTCCGTGTTGCGTCGAGGCAAAGGGACAACTTCCTCGGCCAGTATCTTGTTCTGGTCCTCCATTATTGCGTCCACAGCGTTGCAGGCAATCGTCAGCAGTTTGCAGTTCAATGCACAAATGACATTTTTTGCTAGCCGGGTGGATCCGGCTATTGGTGGCAGCTACATGACACTTTTGAATACCGCCGCTAATTTGGGCGGAACCTGGCCAGCATCCTTTATCATGTGGTTGACGGGAAAGCTAACCCGCGATCCAGAATGCTTCGTGGACATGGCTACCGGCGTGGAAACGTGCACACAGGGACGAGATCCCTATGCTGTCTTACAAATTTGCTTTGGCGTTTTGGGCTGTTTATGGATTGCGCTGCTGGGTAATCGTGTGCATCGGATAGCGGAACTACCGGATGACGCATGGCGGACACATTTGCTGGACGGCACCGTCGATGGCGACAATGTTCTGAATTCGAATCGTACAGCCACGAACATGTACGATCCGGAAAGTGGCCTAACGAGTGTGGACGTTGAATTGGCCGCGGCCAGTACAAAGAGCACCACGCGCTGGGAACGCAACGAATCCAAGCGGGAATGA
- a CDS encoding predicted protein has product MAGKLWRIAAIVSVGIIAMLMAKSGPELDWEDDILPKARQKYDPTISYSVSKPLSNRVVVVTGATSGIGLGLTRALSSLGASVIVVGRSKRKLALLQAEIPTVRPILADFSDLAAVSYAATEIAQMIDQVDILINNAGMHAAFNQWSMSNQGYDTVFTVNYLSHFLLTEILAPKLANSSQPLIAQVSSSYHWAVDGSDLMVHDESVGPVASQPGGSHGFYVFRSQRSYANSKLAQIYHARALKRNQPLLQDARIVSICPAWVGTNIAARFGSMIHNIVVASGYSPDAWGIASSLEAILGDNYEEDFFMNSKVFDLFPALNQILSPAWMYHTGIRDAVAFCMASASMQLQRFWPHAHPSPSSLESYNETIGNSLYEWSLRAVGEFNRNA; this is encoded by the coding sequence ATGGCAGGCAAACTGTGGAGGATTGCCGCCATCGTCTCGGTCGGGATCATCGCGATGCTGATGGCGAAGTCCGGCCCTGAGCTTGACTGGGAAGACGACATTCTTCCCAAAGCCCGACAAAAATATGATCCAACAATATCCTACAGCGTCAGCAAACCCTTGTCGAATCGAGTGGTCGTTGTCACTGGCGCAACCAGTGGGATCGGTCTTGGTCTGACACGAGCGCTTTCTAGTCTGGGTGCAAGTGTGATTGTGGTAGGAAGATCCAAGCGAAAATTGGCACTGCTGCAGGCTGAGATTCCGACAGTCCGCCCAATACTAGCAGACTTTTCCGACTTGGCGGCAGTTTCCTATGCGGCGACTGAGATTGCTCAAATGATAGATCAGGTAGATATCCTCATCAATAACGCTGGAATGCATGCGGCATTCAACCAGTGGAGTATGTCGAATCAAGGTTACGACACGGTATTTACGGTGAACTACCTTTCGCATTTTCTGCTTACCGAAATCTTAGCGCCAAAACTTGCCAACTCATCCCAGCCCCTCATTGCGCAAGTGTCCTCTTCCTATCATTGGGCCGTGGACGGTTCAGATCTGATGGTACACGATGAATCTGTCGGACCCGTCGCGAGTCAACCAGGAGGTTCTCACGGCTTTTATGTATTTCGGTCGCAGAGATCTTATGCAAACTCCAAGCTCGCTCAGATTTACCACGcaagagcattgaaacgcaaTCAGCCACTTCTCCAAGATGCTAGAATTGTCAGTATTTGCCCTGCATGGGTTGGAACGAACATCGCTGCAAGGTTTGGCTCCATGATTCACAACATAGTTGTTGCCAGCGGCTATTCTCCGGACGCTTGGGGCATTGCGTCAAGCTTGGAGGCCATTCTAGGAGACAATTATGAGGAAGACTTTTTCATGAACTCCAAGGTTTTTGATCTATTTCCGGCACTCAACCAAATTTTGTCCCCAGCTTGGATGTATCATACTGGAATACGGGATGCAGTTGCTTTTTGCATGGCGTCCGCATCAATGCAGCTGCAACGATTCTGGCCGCATGCTCACCCTAGTCCGTCTTCCTTGGAATCCTACAATGAAACAATTGGGAATTCTTTGTATGAATGGAGCTTGAGAGCTGTGGGAGAATTCAACCGCAACGCCTAG
- a CDS encoding predicted protein, with protein MSGLLIAALIFFIFGGSAQYDEHESAQLFALAVTSTVSSLRGSEEMSKNRNPLLSVEPLKYSLHPDWKLWSEMEGSEQQQALDRVGVYLKKYGDMIGHKKKIKKHGTCDLINIGLNIEGDHNLCGPAPPKPCNFISFGINDDPSFDRILADRWGCRGFAGDPTVEHPSKLHPLVTFHNVGATLLMNNEEREVDKGGAEDWWLVSMPKMRFFLGLKHIDIIKLDCEGCEVAFARDILREDPSYLHHVDQLSIETHVTRTWLDSREHVYYFGLHFALLEEAGFVLEWSNVFGCSKRHEVTGCMPELEQYGFPCGYKPWPAHPNVVIGVSCQDFLWKRYPEKASGSFSITKSL; from the coding sequence ATGTCTGGTTTGCTGATTGCTGCTTTGATCTTCTTTATTTTCGGCGGATCGGCACAATACGACGAGCATGAGTCAGCCCAGTTATTCGCTTTGGCTGTGACAAGTACAGTGTCATCCCTACGGGGGTCTGAAGAAATGTCTAAGAATCGAAATCCGCTTCTCTCCGTTGAGCCCTTGAAGTATTCGCTTCATCCCGACTGGAAACTATGGTCAGAAATGGAAGGCAGCGAACAGCAACAGGCTTTAGATCGTGTAGGTGTCTATTTGAAAAAATATGGGGACATGATTGGCCACAAGAAAAAAATTAAGAAGCATGGAACATGCGATCTGATTAACATCGGTCTCAACATTGAGGGGGACCATAACCTTTGCGGCCCGGCACCGCCCAAGCCTTGTAATTTTATTTCGTTCGGCATCAATGACGATCCTTCCTTTGATCGTATCCTGGCAGATAGATGGGGCTGCCGAGGCTTTGCCGGGGATCCGACGGTTGAGCATCCGTCAAAACTTCACCCGCTAGTAACCTTCCATAACGTCGGAGCCACGTTGCTGATGAATAATGAAGAACGAGAAGTCGACAAGGGTGGTGCTGAGGACTGGTGGTTGGTCAGTATGCCCAAGATGCGGTTTTTCCTTGGACTTAAACACATTGATATCATCAAACTAGACTGTGAAGGCTGCGAAGTAGCTTTTGCCCGCGATATTCTCCGCGAAGATCCGTCATACTTGCACCACGTTGACCAGTTGTCGATTGAGACGCACGTCACGCGGACTTGGTTGGATTCGCGCGAGCATGTTTACTATTTTGGATTGCACTTTGCTCTTCTCGAAGAAGCGGGCTTCGTCTTGGAATGGTCTAATGTATTTGGATGTAGCAAACGCCATGAGGTCACTGGGTGCATGCCAGAACTGGAACAGTACGGATTTCCTTGCGGGTACAAGCCGTGGCCAGCGCATCCGAATGTAGTTATTGGTGTATCTTGTCAAGATTTTTTGTGGAAACGCTATCCCGAAAAGGCAAGTGGATCCTTCTCAATTACAAAGTCATTGTAG
- a CDS encoding predicted protein: MPRLSQFLVAISVSVLACLSESFAPTHRYPVSFPTQSTARRLQILSMAGDGTPEGEPENKKAEPTSGTYYDDEVEPAPKVGISNSMKERLMREASSGLDSEKKQTNVLLYVILGVAVLVFLGGQGILF; encoded by the exons ATGCCCCGACTTTCTCAATTTTTGGTCGCAATTTCCGTATCAGTACTGGCGTGCTTGAGTGAATCTTTCGCCCCGACCCATCGCTATCCCGTTTCTTTCCCAACCCAATCGACTGCACGGCGGCTGCAGATATTGAGCATGGCAGGCGATGGTACGCCGGAAGGAGAACCGGAGAACAAAAAGGCAGAACCGACGTCGGGAACATACTACGATGACGAG GTTGAACCGGCCCCGAAGGTGGGAATTTCTAATTCCATGAAAGAACGACTCATGCGTGAGGCTTCTTCGGGCTTGGACTCCGAAAAAAAGCAAACTAATGTTTTGCTCTACGTCATTTTAGGCGTTGCGGTTCTCGTCTTTCTGGGTGGACAAGGCATTCTTTTCTAA
- a CDS encoding predicted protein: MVKDYVEAFSAFMMDFISFIPPGLSICIALSFIEGGKYFKSFRHEFFGTMLMIGATFSAGKWIGKESLRMAWTSHGLGVIAADYLGGGPHVNPAVTMSMWCLGKVSYTEAFVRVAAQLGGGLISFPLYHAISNAMDLEPFGGPEFNIPDDTKHATEAFLSEYVATMLLMFTIYILNWEMNFGTYHYLIKQSLTAIAIRSLIEGFPTAGPAMNPMLATAWDVFGVGSTFEYPSDFQHYFVYWIAPWMAAITASMLYVIYAGGTVFGVKLPIGPFKKQSPSAQTTKTTAKKTN, translated from the coding sequence ATGGTCAAGGACTACGTCGAAGCGTTTTCAGCCTTCATGATGGACTTCATCTCCTTCATTCCACCTGGTCTGAGTATCTGTATCGCCCTGTCCTTTATTGAGGGCGGCAAGTACTTTAAGTCGTTCCGTCACGAGTTTTTCGGAACGATGCTCATGATCGGAGCGACCTTTAGTGCCGGCAAATGGATCGGCAAGGAAAGTTTGCGCATGGCGTGGACGTCGCATGGTTTGGGTGTGATCGCTGCCGACTACCTGGGCGGCGGCCCCCATGTCAACCCTGCTGTCACCATGTCCATGTGGTGCCTGGGAAAAGTCAGTTACACGGAAGCCTTTGTGCGTGTGGCTGCACAACTCGGTGGTGGTCTCATTTCTTTCCCACTGTATCACGCCATCTCCAACGCCATGGATTTGGAACCCTTTGGTGGACCGGAATTCAATATTCCTGACGATACCAAGCACGCCACTGAAGCTTTTCTGTCCGAGTACGTGGCAACCATGCTGCTCATGTTCACAATTTACATTTTGAACTGGGAAATGAATTTCGGAACCTACCACTACCTTATTAAACAATCCTTGACGGCCATTGCAATTCGCTCCTTGATTGAAGGATTTCCTACGGCGGGTCCGGCCATGAATCCCATGTTGGCGACGGCATGGGATGTCTTTGGGGTGGGTTCAACCTTTGAATATCCCAGCGACTTTCAGCATTATTTTGTCTACTGGATTGCGCCCTGGATGGCCGCCATTACGGCGAGTATGCTCTACGTCATTTACGCCGGTGGCACCGTCTTTGGTGTAAAACTGCCGATTGGTCCCTTTAAGAAACAGTCCCCCTCTGCGCAAACGACCAAGACCACTGCCAAGAAGACTAACTAA
- a CDS encoding predicted protein, with product MYVEESSPNQRVMDPRVDEATVALKGLLGIGGGTTLPTTTTSTTTSTLTTEASVPTSVPTTPTATNSNNNKSSNNPAPSSKSKSKKKKTKATAKNVNTVSATPTGTGKKAKARTANAVSKGASHRQEATTQPAEPQNFAWSAFQSSPDASKLPIPAFLHTAENALFGHAESSSPALLRPTLSYANAASTVAEKSEREGEPGPQTSHRKGDSPNPPDLANTVVEHQVTDAPLETFSTETITASTTNVPITPTAQVTEDPPISKTGINLAALASVTSPPTTSVRSPTLQSPPHPSPMHQHPHQPPVLFHTPPHPQSHPQPPAHALAHNPHRSPYPPHPHYGGPQHSPPFAPPGFVTIQVQVPPVLLPGRQMVVTSPAGYPVQITVPDHVPPGVILPVHVPNGLPLHMMPPPGPYPGGPFYPPHPHRG from the coding sequence ATGTACGTAGAAGAGTCGAGTCCGAATCAGCGCGTCATGGATCCTCGAGTCGACGAAGCGACGGTAGCGCTCAAGGGTCTCTTGGGCATTGGTGGAGGTACGACtcttccaacaacaacgacatcGACAACGACCTCGACGTTGACAACGGAAGCGTCTGTGCCCACGTCTGTACCCACAACACCCACAGcgaccaacagcaacaacaacaaaagcagcaacaatcCCGCGCCCTCGTCGAAAAGCaagtcgaaaaagaaaaagaccaaagcAACTGCCAAGAACGTTAACACTGTCTCTGCCACGCCCACCGGAACGGGCAAGAAAGCCAAAGCGCGTACCGCCAATGCGGTTAGCAAGGGTGCCAGCCACCGCCAGGAGGCAACGACCCAACCGGCGGAACCGCAAAACTTTGCCTGGTCGGCCTTTCAGTCCAGTCCGGACGCCAGCAAACTCCCCATTCCCGCCTTTCTTCACACAGCGGAAAATGCGCTTTTCGGGCATGCGGAATCATCGTCACCCGCCCTCCTCCGACCAACCTTGTCCTACGCCAACGCCGCGAGTACGGTAGCAGAGAAGTCGGAAAGAGAAGGAGAACCGGGACCGCAGACGTCGCATCGTAAAGGCGACTCGCCAAACCCGCCCGACCTTGCGAACACAGTCGTCGAACATCAAGTTACGGATGCTCCCCTCGAAACTTTCTCGACGGAAACAATCACGGCATCCACCACAAATGTACCCATCACACCGACCGCACAGGTAACCGAGGATCCGCCCATTTCCAAAACCGGCATCAATCTCGCCGCCCTGGCTTCTGTCACGTCCCCGCCGACAACCTCCGTCCGGTCTCCCACTCTGCAGTCGCCTCCGCATCCGTCTCCTATGCACCAGCATCCCCACCAACCGCCCGTGCTTTTTCATACGCCCCCGCATCCCCAGTCACATCCGCAACCACCAGCACATGCACTGGCACACAACCCACACCGGTCGCCGTACCCACCACACCCACACTACGGCGGTCCGCAGCATTCGCCCCCCTTTGCTCCACCAGGATTTGTTACCATTCAAGTTCAGGTCCCGCCTGTCCTACTGCCGGGCCGGCAAATGGTTGTCACCTCACCCGCTGGCTACCCCGTACAAATCACGGTGCCGGATCACGTACCTCCCGGTGTCATTCTGCCCGTACACGTTCCCAACGGTCTCCCCCTCCACATGATGCCCCCACCCGGACCCTACCCCGGAGGGCCCTTTTATCCACCCCATCCACATCGTGGCTAA